A stretch of Nitrospiria bacterium DNA encodes these proteins:
- the rsfS gene encoding ribosome silencing factor → MAAEAALEKQAIEVVVLNVKKFTDIADYFLICSGDSERQVKAISDHIEGALKEEKEIPFSVEGLTYLNWVLLDYNDIVVHIFKQESRLFYNLERLWGDAPRLTLPQDPLRKPAIGSEQGGQSSHGFT, encoded by the coding sequence CCATTGAAGTGGTTGTGCTCAACGTCAAAAAGTTTACGGATATTGCAGATTATTTTTTGATTTGCTCGGGGGATTCTGAGCGGCAGGTCAAGGCGATTTCCGATCACATTGAGGGGGCCCTTAAGGAAGAAAAAGAAATCCCTTTCAGCGTGGAAGGGTTAACTTACCTCAATTGGGTATTATTAGACTACAATGATATCGTGGTACATATCTTTAAACAAGAATCTCGTCTTTTTTATAATTTAGAGCGTTTATGGGGGGATGCCCCCCGTTTGACCCTTCCCCAAGACCCTTTAAGAAAACCCGCCATTGGATCGGAACAGGGCGGGCAAAGCAGCCATGGTTTTACATAA